The window CCTTACTTAATAGGGGAGGAAAcacagtgacagatgatgtggaaaaagctgaagtactcaatgcttttttttgccttcgTCTTCACAGACATCAGCTCTcaggctgctgcactgggcaacacggtatggggaggaggtgagcagccctcaggggtgaaagaacaggttaaggactatttagaaaagttggacatgcacaagtccatggggctggatctaatgcatccaagggtgctgagggagttggttgatgtgatttcaaagataatggccaatggctctgcaaactCATGGCCATCaagggaggtcctggacaatggggaaaaggcaaatatagtgcccatattttaaaaagggaagaaagagaacttggggaactacagaccattcagcctcacttcagtcctcggcaaaatcatggagctgtaactcaaggaatccattttgaagcacttggaggagaggaaggtgataagggacagtcaatatggattcaccaagggcaagtcatgcttgaccaacctgattgccttctgtgatgagataactggctctccggatatggggaaagcggccGACATCATATATCTTGACgttaaagcttttgatatggtctcccatagtattcttgccagtaagttaaagtagtatgggctggatgaagggactataaggtggatagaaagctggctagatcatcagctagtgatcaatggctctatgtctagttgacagccagtatcaagcggagtgcctcagGGTTGAtcctgggactggttttgttcaacattttaattaatgatctggatgatagaatgaattgcaccctcagcaagtttgcagatgacactaagctggggagagaggtaaatatgctggaggatagtgataggatccagagtgacctagacaaattggaggattgggccaaaagaaatctgatgaggttcaacaaggacaagtgcagagtcctgcgcttaggaaggaagaatcccatgcaccgctacaggctggggaccaactggctaagcagcagttctgcagaaaaggacctgaggattacagtggataagaagctggatatgaataagcagtgtgcccttgttgccaagaaggtaacggtatattgggctgtattagtaggagcattgccagcagatcaagggaagtgattattcccctctattcagcactggtgacaccacacctggagtactgtgcccagttttggtccccccactacagaagggatgtggacaaactggaaagagtccagtggagggcaacgaaaatgattacatgatttacgaggagaggctgagggaactgaggttatttagtctgcagaagaaaagagtgaggggggatttgatagcaccttcaactacctgaagggggggttccaaagagtatggagctaggctgttctcagtggtggcagatgacagaacaagaagcagtggtctcaagttgcagttggaggaggtctaggttgaatattaggaaatagtttcactaggagggtggtgaagcactggaatgggttacctagagaggtggtagtatctccatccttagaggtttttaaggctcagcttgaccaaggcctGCCTAGGATGATTTAGtcagggttggtcctgctttgagcaagggattggactagatgacatcctgagatctcttccaatcctaatactCTGATTCTATGAAAGGGATTGGAAATGGGAAATAGTGTATGTGTTCCCTACAATGGTATATTACAAGTATTTTCTTCCTCTTGCATTTAATGCTCCTTTCCAAAGTACAGACATGGGAGTTTAAACTATTTTTGTTTCCATGAGCAGAAAGCTATAATACCTACAGAAAACTTTCAGATTTATTCTGCACTGAATGGTGCTATTCAAAAGTATTTGAGACGACAACATAGTGGACTACCACAGGCTTTTCTTTTAAAGACAAGACAAAAACAAAGCCCAGTGTTCAAGTTagccttttattaaaagattgaAGCATAACATTTTACCAGATACAAGAAATTCAGTTTTCTCTGGCATACCAAACCAAAACATCGGCGCCAACAAGAGAAAATTCTGATtgctgtatatatacatatatatagtaAATCTGAGATTATTCTATCAATTTAATGTATattagcacatgcttaaaacaTATAGTCAAAATACGTCACAAAATAAGTACCTTGACATTTTTATAGTCAGACAAATAATTCAAAGAGGTGAGAGCAGTGAATTTCCAACAAATGCTACATACTCAATCACAAGCTCATGGAATAATTATTCCAGAAAACAAACATGATTCTTTCACACCTGATCAATCACTTTCAGTTTCATGGGCTACTAATTTTGAGGCTTtgcttcacattttaaaaaatgagacatTTGAGAGATGTGAAAAACTGAGTTCAGTCTTCACAGTAATATGATTTGGGTTCTTTGCCACACACACCTCTACCTTATTAACTGCATGTTTTACAACAATCTTTACAAAACTAGTTTTCATCCCTGTTTTGGTTTCAGAAATATAGCATCTCTGACGAATAAAGTATGAATTTATTGATGAATAAACAGGGACATGAACGTGTATTTAGAACAACTTTTGCATAATAAATCCTTTCAATAATACAGCTATAAGACAAGTTAAACAGTACAATAAACCATGCATTTTTGACTTGTCAGAACAGCTAAACTACTTAGCTAACGTACAGCAATACTTACATATTTTAGTAAACTTAACTCATTGagtataagaaaaaaaatcacatttgttcAAGTGGTTCAAGGCTGTCCAATTGCTTTTTATTTGTATCTTCACTATGACGGCTTTGGCAATGGGTTAAATGTTTCTTAAAGCCTCTGGGAAAATTTGATTCAAAATTACAGCGTGGACATTTAAGCAAACTTTGACCATGAGCAGCAACGTGGTTTTTAAGAAGGGACTCCAAAAGAAAAGCCTTTCCACATATTTTACATTTGTAGGGGCTTTGAACATTATGCTTGTTAACTAAATGATGCAAAACAGCACCTTTTTTCATTGCACGACAGCAACAAATTTTGCAATAATACTTTCCCTTTCCGCGCTTCATGTATTTTGCAATCTCTTCTTCTGAGATGAAAGCCTCTTTCTCTTCTGTAAACTGCAGTACACACTGTGGCTGAATGGGAGTAGTTGCATCTATTTTGCTCTCTTTGTTGTAATCGGATGATTCCATATCAAACTGTTCTTGATCACTATTTGATTCTTGTTCCTTTACCTCGACAGAATCCATCTCCGTTTTTCCACATTCACTGTTATTTACTTCACTATCGGAGGTCTCCTGGTTTTCCTTCTTAGGCTTCTTTGGAGGGCATGAATACAACATATCTTCTAAAGGCTCCTTCACTAAGATTGACTGCTCTTCCTGAGACAATAGATCATCCAGTGTTTTTTGGTCTTCTAAACTCTGAGCTAGGATATCACTCTCATCGGACTCAATAGGTGTCTGGGGCTCAGCAGAAACAACTGAAGCAGGTTTGAGACACTCaggaaaaagaacatttttctggACCTCAGAGGAAACAGAAGGAGCAGATTTGTGGGGATCAGTAGGAAGAGCATGTTTCTGCAAATCAGAGGGAACAGCAGGAGCAGGTTTCTGGGTCTCAGAAAACAGAGCATGCTTCTGGACATCAGGGGAAACACCACATTTCTGTGGCTCAGTAAAGGCTTGTTTTTGTGACTCAGGAGAAACAACAGGAGCAGGTTTCTGTGACTCAGTGAAGAGGGTATGTTTCTGCGCCTCAGGAGAAACAGCAGGAGCAGGTTTCTGGGACTCAGTGAAGAGGACAGGTTTCTGGATCtcaggggaggcagcaggagaaGCTTTCTGAGACTCTGGGAAGCAAGTATGTTCCTGGATTTCAGGAGAAACAGCTGCAAGTTTCtggggctctgggaagaaggcCTGTTTCTGGACTTCAGGAGAGAAAGGAACAGGTTTCTGGGACTCAGTAAAGACGATATGTTTCTGGACTTCAGGGGAAACAGTAGAAGCAGACACCTGAGGCTCAGAGAAGAAAGCACGTTTCTGGACCTCAGACAAAGCAGCAGGTGCAGATTTTCGTGGCTCAGAGAAGAGGGCTCTTTTCCGGGACTCAGGGAAGAGGGCCCGTTTCTGTCCCTCAGGGGAAATGGTCGGGGCAGACTTCTGAGTCTCAGAGAAGAAGGTTGACTTCCGGGACTCTGAAGTAAGTTTCCAAGACTCAGGAGACATTGAGGGAGCAGGTTTACGAAGATCAGAAAACAAAGGAGATTTCCAAACTTCAGAGGAAACAGTGTGACTAGGTTTTCGGAGTTCAGGTGAAACAGGGGGAGCAGACATCCAAGTATCAGGAGAAAGAACAGGTTTCCAGCCTTCAGGGTATACAGAGGAGATGGGTTTCCATGGCTCAGACGAAACAAGATTAGATTTCTGGGGTTCAGAGAAGGATGCAGATTTCCAAGGGTCAGGAGCAGGCCTCCGCGGCTCGGGGGAGACCACTGGGGCAGGTCTCCGCGGCTCGGGGGAGACCACCGGGGCAGGCCTCCGCGGCTCGGGGGAGACCACCGGGGCAGGTTTTGGGGGCCAAGGAGAGACAGAGGTGGGAGATTTCTGTAGCTCATGAGAAATAGCAGCGGCAGGCCTCCAGGGCTCAGGAGAAGCAGAGGGAGCAGGCCTCCACGATTCTGGGGAAATTGCAGAAGCAGGCCTGCGGGGCTCAGGAGACAAAGCAGGAGCAGGCCGCCGCGTCTGAGTTATATGCCTGCGGGGCTCTGGAGACACTGCCGGGGAACGTCTGCGGGGTTCAGGGGACACCGCCGGGGAACGCCTGCGAGGCTCAGGGGACACTGCTGGAGCAGGCTTCTGGGGCTCCGGGGACACCACTGGTGAACGCCTTCGAGGCTCAGGGGACACTGCTGGGGCAGGCTTCTGGGGTTCAGGGGACACTGCTGGGGCAGGGTTCTGGGGCTCAGGAGACATGGTTGGGGAATGCCTGAGCGGCTCAGGGGACACTGCTGGGGCAGGCTTCTGGGGCTCAGGGGACACTGCTGGGGCAGGCTTCTCAGGTTCAGGGGATACTGCTGGGGCAGGCTTCTCAGGTTCAGGGGACACCGCTGGTTTCTGAAGCTTGGGGGAAATAACTGAGTCAGGTTTTGGGGGTTCAGGGGAAAGGGCAGGTTTTGGGGGTTCAGGGGAAAGGGCAGGTTTGTGTGACTCCTGAATGAGTGTTGTTTTCAGGGATTCAGTCTCAGCTTCTAAATGATTTTTCTGGTCTTCATTCCACTTTTCAGGTACTGCATGTTGTGATGTGATGTGATAATAAACGTTGCAATACATCTTGCTGGTAAAGAAACATTTGTGACAATGGAACAGTTTTGCACTTTTCTGATAAAATATAAGTTTACCTAAACCAGCAGCATCCATTTCATCACAATACTCTGGGTGGATGGTACCCATATGAATTTGTATGTTTTCATAATCTGTCCCTCTGAAACTGCAGTGATCACATTCTAAATGCTCTGATGTTTTACGCAGTATCTGGAACATGTCCATTTTTCTATGGTCCCTTGGAGCTTGCACAGCACAACAAGTCTAAAAACAGCAAGCTTCCGTATTCCTGCAATAGAGGTAAAACAGTGCATATTTAGCTCAAATAATACAAAATTTACTTTTAAGTTTTATTCATTTTGAATTAGCTTGATGCACTTCTCCATTTCTAGAATAAAAATTAATCCCAGCTAGATCAAGCCAATCCAGACATTCACAAACCCCCAAGATAGTTATGAAAAGCGTCATCACCATCTGAAACTTTCTTTACACAAAATCCACCTACTTCTCTTACACAGGAAATTGATATATGaatttaataaattattttgctgtgggggggggaaataacTTTTGCATGGCTATAACCTCCTGCATGAAGACATACAAATACAATTTCCCCTAGGCCTGCAAGTCACTGCACAAAGTGGAGTTTGTGCAAGTAATTTAAATTCTATTTCTGTTTACCAGGTGGGTCTGGTTGGTATATATTTATCAGCAGAGGGACTTTGCAAATACACCACATGCAAGGGACCTATGTAACAAATATTTAGCTCATGGCACCATGTTCATCTGACAAACATTTCTTTGCTTGATATGAAAATACTTATACTACACATTTCATCTGAAAGGTAGACAGCACTTTACGAAAAGTTAATCTTTGCAAAACTACTGTAGGAccgttatcttcattttacagattagTAAACTATaatgagaaattaaccatctGCGACAAGGCCACATAAGCATTTCATAAAGCTGTAAACAGAATCATgaggtcctgactctcagtcaaCTGCTCTATTCACTAAACTCTCCTTTCCATACAGTAattatttttcaagaaaaaacaCCTTTGTGGCACACAGAATGACTGTAAATGACAAAACCATGCTGCTGTCTGAAGTCTGTCTACCTGATGTTGTTACATTTAGGATTACCAACATTGaaaaagcagagaaaaaaatacttctttcattttttgtgcatttgacagccctCTTTATAGGTGGTTTCTCCAGTATGTATGGGTCTTTCACACatggaagggaataaaaatgtttataaaataaactgactgtaaaaccaaaacaaactcaCAAAGAGATTAAGACAGATGCAGCAGAATGGGTGATGGgctggatcacttcatgattacatGATCaatccattccctctggggcacctggcattggccactgtctgaagacagcaaagaatcctgtggcaccttatagactaacagatgttttggagcatgagctttcgtgggtgaatacatgaatacagatgcatgcatctgacaaagtgggtattcacccacaaaagctcatgcttcaaaatgtctgttagtctataagatgccacaggattctttcctgcttttacagatccagactaacatggctacccctctgatacttatctgaagacagaatactgggctagatggatctgtGGTCTGACCAGTGGCCagaatggccgttcttatgtaactcattaaaaaaaaaaactgaccaGATTTCAACTGATAGCATCTCCAACAGTGAAAAGTGATAGTGTGGTAACAAGTTGTCCAGATAAATTATTGCTCTAAATAGAAGACTCAGTCTAACCATACTCCTTCAACGATTTTCACCTGTTTTCATCAGTGCCCTTGTACTGGGAGAGGAATATGTGTGTGGTagtaaattattaataatattgttaatattatttatttgtattgaggTAGTGTCTAGGAGACACAGTCTGGAAGTAAGGTTGAGTCTCTGCTCTAGGGCTGAGAAAAAAATCCTTCACATATGCACAGAAAAATGGTCACCCAACTGTACACTTCCATATTGAGAAATAATTAATCTACCTAAAAGAtggaagatttttcttttttcctggaAGACATGGCTTTGATTTACACACATCTTGAAACCACAGAATCTGAACCGGAAACATGGGTTAAAAAAACCTTTTgagattttattatttattttaatccttACTATAACTTTGGATAGTCTCACTACCCATACTAAATGTTCAATCCTTTTATGAATCCTGCTAAACTGCTGGTTTTGATTATATCTTGTGGCAAATGTACATTATgttgctttttaattttattgaCTACCTTATCCTTTTATTGTGAGAAAGGGTGGATAAGATGGGTCCACTTACCTTTTCCATATCACTTATTATACATACCTTTATTATATCCCCCTCTATACTAAACCATCTCAAATCTCTTCAACATCTTTTCAtatggaagctcttccataccTCTAATTATTTTGTTGTCTGTCTCTgagcctccctcttcctcccttcaTGACCAATCATTTTCAGAATTTCTTGATACATGGCATATTACTAACTGTTCTTGGGAGGCTGAATTATTTTATACTTCAatgcattttatatttatagGAATTTCTGTGGTTTGACACTAGCCTTTGGCTTTCATTGTCTCCCAAATGAAAGCATAAAAATAAGGTGAGTCTGTAACAGACTGGGATCAGAATGCATCAAATTGTGAGCTCCATTTTTTATTGTAACCACCACACTACTACATGCTAAACACGTGCATTGTTGACTAAGTCTATGTCTACAGTACAGACATTAGAGCGGCACAACTGTAccactgcagctatgctgctgtaaggtctcccatgtagccacTCTACACTGATGGCAGAGAGcgctcccatcagcataattaaaccatacCCAAGGAGCAGCAGTGGACACAGTGCtatccacaccagtgcttttgtcagtgaaacttatgtaaggtgtggttttttcacacctgactgacaaaagttttaccaacaaaggTGCTAGCATAGCCATAGCCTCTAAGATAAGTCAATTGTAACATATTCTGAGCCACTATCCTGCCCAGGAAAGGTGATTGTCACCTCACTGAAGGACTAAAACTGAAGGTATCAGGGcaatctaggccagtggttctcaaactttcgtattggtgacccctttcacacagcaagcctgtgagtgcgaccccccccttctAAATTGAaaccacttttaaaaaatattttaataaaatatttattttaaatgctggATTTGGGATAGAAGATGACAGTTCTCGACCCTCCACATAATAACTTTGGGACCCCCTTATTTGAAAACCCATGATCGAGGCCCATTAACTTTAACTGTTCTCATCTGTTGATTACTCTCATGGATTTTCTACCCAGAACCATCAGCATAGTTAGTAGATCTGCAACTTTTCAGCCTGGATACATGACAAAAACAAAGGGGAGTTTGCTTCTTTGAGAAGGGGACCATTCATCGCTACATACAAGAACAACCAGCTAGAGAGAAGGCAAGAGGGACTTTGACTAGCCTAAAACACAGATAAGACCTCACTTACAGCGTGACTAGAAGAGTGTGCATCTCAAGACATCTGTTACTTTGCAAAGATCTGTAACTTTACAGTTTTCTTAAGAATAAAGTGACgctaagaaattcctttgctaagcctgCGATTCTGGCTTCCCTGCCATGTTGTCCCTGATGGGGTTAAACTAGAAGCCAGAGTGCCAATGTGTAAAGGACTGGAGGGCTCAGGAGGTCAGAGGCACTGGTCCCAGGCTCTGGGGTGGCTACACTATGGAGTCCATGTTGTTCAAATACATGTActttttattttcctaaagaaaagttATCATCATTGGTTGGCAAATATTAAAACGTGTTCATTTCCAACTCAATATAGCCTGTACACTAAATTCAGTATTTCTTTTTGCGAATTAGGAGAATATGCTGtatttatacatatttatttaagcaattagaTAGCTTAACACAGGGTAATtcacaggttttttttattttatggcaGAAATtcgtgaatgatgcatttcttatttactacgTGATCAATTTTTTACTTTATATCATATTCTAAATGGATAGAAATTGGAACTCAATTAAAAAGGTacaaaatatcattttaaatttgtttttattaaataaaactctCTTAGAGTTACTGactacaaaagaaaaatatttatcaaGACATGTTTTGCctttaaaattgattattttaaaaagaaagtattATATCATGGAAATAATCAGGGcttctaggcactatggtaatacaaataattatctgTAGCTAGTGAACTGATTATTTCTGATCAATGTGTGTTTCaaaattttagaactagtagatctcatcttcTCATCTAGTTTTTAGTCACAgagtggaagaggaaaacaagctgttgggtttttgttttgtttttttaaactcttaatgagtttcttaactttgaatgaactagttatTGAACTGAACTAACTGAATAAAGTGAAATGAAGAAATATTCCTGCTTCACCTACAAAAGAGGCTACtgttgtcaaaagctggtttatcaTCTCAATATACTCTGGTTCCAGGTTCTTGACCAGGGGCTTccactagttcagtggtttgactttaaaaaatgttgcCACCAAACgtattgtttgattttttttttaatttaaacaattttaatagattatagtaaaTTTAGGCTTAGCATAGATagacaatttcaaatttaaatatatttattttaaagagaaaatgtatttaacaaataaaaatatgatttaaataaaaaatagtcCCTGTGATGCTCTTTTTCAGGTATATTACATGAGGATATTGAATTGGCTGAAAATTCATCCCAAGCCAGACAATTAGTTTTCAGAAACATTTATAATataattaacaacaacaacattttctTGGTAATATAAGGCTTAGAATCTAAGTTCAGCAAAAAATCAGATTCATTTAGCTGTAAAGATAGTTAAActggaaagaaaaattaaactgGCAAAATCCATCTATAATAACATCTGAACATATTCTCCTGAACTCTTATCTTTCTTACTTTATTGCATCTTAATTTCTTTCTTTACTGACTTTTCTAACTCTTTTCCTTAAGATCTCCCAAAGTCACAGCTACTCAGGCACCTGCACCAACTACCATATGGCACTGCTGCCCACCTTCATAGATGTACCAAAAAGTGTGCACAAATCACACACAAACCATTTCAGGATCCACTTCTAAAATACCATTCAATAGACTTGCTTGCACCTTCCTCATATACCTACAAAAAATTCCAGacatggccaaactgtggctcatgaGCCATATGTGGCTTTTTTACAGTTAAAGCGAGTCTCTCAGAGCCCACGCCACACCTACTCCTTCACCTACCagactgtgtgggggatggggaaaaGGGGCCTCAGGGCATCTGCCCTACAGCAGGGTGGTTGGATTATCATTAGGGGCTTCTGCCCTCTGAAGAGGGGGGAATGAAGGGCTTTAGCTCGACAAGGTGATGTCAGGGCAGAAGCACAGCAGTCACTGCCCCGCAGGGCAGGTTGTGTGTTTCTTgcagctcttgaacttctgaagattattgtatgtGGCTTGGAAGGTCAGTAAATTTGGCCTCCTCAACATAAAAAAAATGACTGCTACTCTGAATAGGGCATCCCTCCCTATGAAACTCATGGGATTATATAGCCCAGTGGtcagcaacctgtggcatgcgagctgatttacTGTGGCAAGCTGCTGCCGGGCTGGGGTCCCcgccgctggccctgctcagcccgctgctggcctggatgcACGGCACATTGGACCAGCAGCAGGCTAAGCGGGGCCGGTGACCAGGATCCCAACTGGCAGGGGCcagcagacagaaccccagattGCTGGCCTGGGGTCCCGGctaccagccctgctcagcctggggttccatctgccagcccctgtaaatgtaaaatcaattactggcacgcaaaaccttaaattaccacaaataaatgaagatttggcacaccactactgaaaggttgccaacaccTGACATAGCCCATCAAGTCGATTCTAATAACAAGTGACAGGGACAGCCCCTTAAAAATTGCATGCTATAGAAAGACTCCTTTATTTGAGAAAACATTATCCTAGATTATCAAAAAATGAACGAAAGTTTGCAATTCAGCCAACCTGTCTCTACTTCTGGCAGCTGTTTTTGTTTGCTTACTTTTCTCGCCACTGGGGCAATGAAATCGGCTGCACGCCCAGGTCTCAGGACCGCACGGCGCGGGTTTCAAAGGCTGCTGGTTACAGTAACTACAGCtttcaccatttttttttctttagtatttTGATTCCGCGTTTTCTATTGCCGTAACTCTCAATATAAACCTGGGGAGGCGTTTACACATATAAAGGCTGGGACCAAAACCGCATTGGGGGGAGGAGTTCACGCCCCCACACGGGGGCAGCCCCCTCGCACTTCCGGCGGGGGCCCGAGACAGCAGCAGGCCGGGGgcgtctggggggaggggctccccaGCCAAGACGAGCGGGGGAGGGGCCTGAGCGCGAGTCTGACTGGCCGTGACCGGCCCCGAGCACTTTACacgcgggggagggggctggtctCCAGCGGGAACGGCCCCAGCACGGGACGGGATGCGGAGGcctcggtcccggtcccggtcggaGATAGTTTCCACACACGGACACCCGCCCTTTCCCGGCCGGACTCACCGCGGCGGCGCCGCAGAGGGCGGGGGCGTCTCTCGATATCGTTGTTCCCGCTGCGCCGGTCGGGCGGGGGCTCCGCGCGCGGACAGACCCCGGGGTGGGCGCGGCCCCTCCAATGGCGGCGGCGGCTGCAGGCCGGGCTGAGGGCGCTGCTGGCGGAGcgcggggtggggggaaagaacgGCGGGGAGGGGCGCGCGGCCAAACGGCGGAGGCTTTATCGGGTCTCCAGCCCTTCCCGCTGCCCTACCGGAAACGCCGCCGCTgtctctgccccgccccccgccgCGCGAGACCGCGGGCGCCCCCCCAGAACGTGCCGCTGCCTTGTGGTGGTGTGCGCGCGCACGGCGAGGGCGGGGCGATGAGACGGTTGCGGCTGGAGCGCGTAGCGGGGGCAGGTCGGGTGGGGGGAGGCCGCGTTCGGGGGAGCGCGTGCAAGGCGGGGGCAGGTACTGCGCGTGCAGCAGCCGGGCAGGGCCGGAACCAGCGCCTCTTGGCGCCAAAGGCTCCCAGCTGGGGTGGGAACCGGCTTGTGCCTAGTGAGGGACCCTGGTGATGTGATTGGCGGGAAGGTGGCCGCTGGCATGGGCGGGAAAGGAGCATCTGTTACACACCCCCAGGCGGTGCCAGTGTCTCCTTACTCACTGCTTCCCCTCTTCCCCGCACCCTCCTTCACGTTCCGGGGTTCTCGCTCCCTCCCCAAAAGCTCCCTGGGGTACTGGCTACACTGGGAATTTCCCCTGGTTTCCAACTCGGCTACACACCATGGCTGCGACTCCAGGCTTTGCTCGCCTACGCATGATGTTT of the Gopherus flavomarginatus isolate rGopFla2 chromosome 1, rGopFla2.mat.asm, whole genome shotgun sequence genome contains:
- the CHAMP1 gene encoding chromosome alignment-maintaining phosphoprotein 1; its protein translation is MDMFQILRKTSEHLECDHCSFRGTDYENIQIHMGTIHPEYCDEMDAAGLGKLIFYQKSAKLFHCHKCFFTSKMYCNVYYHITSQHAVPEKWNEDQKNHLEAETESLKTTLIQESHKPALSPEPPKPALSPEPPKPDSVISPKLQKPAVSPEPEKPAPAVSPEPEKPAPAVSPEPQKPAPAVSPEPLRHSPTMSPEPQNPAPAVSPEPQKPAPAVSPEPRRRSPVVSPEPQKPAPAVSPEPRRRSPAVSPEPRRRSPAVSPEPRRHITQTRRPAPALSPEPRRPASAISPESWRPAPSASPEPWRPAAAISHELQKSPTSVSPWPPKPAPVVSPEPRRPAPVVSPEPRRPAPVVSPEPRRPAPDPWKSASFSEPQKSNLVSSEPWKPISSVYPEGWKPVLSPDTWMSAPPVSPELRKPSHTVSSEVWKSPLFSDLRKPAPSMSPESWKLTSESRKSTFFSETQKSAPTISPEGQKRALFPESRKRALFSEPRKSAPAALSEVQKRAFFSEPQVSASTVSPEVQKHIVFTESQKPVPFSPEVQKQAFFPEPQKLAAVSPEIQEHTCFPESQKASPAASPEIQKPVLFTESQKPAPAVSPEAQKHTLFTESQKPAPVVSPESQKQAFTEPQKCGVSPDVQKHALFSETQKPAPAVPSDLQKHALPTDPHKSAPSVSSEVQKNVLFPECLKPASVVSAEPQTPIESDESDILAQSLEDQKTLDDLLSQEEQSILVKEPLEDMLYSCPPKKPKKENQETSDSEVNNSECGKTEMDSVEVKEQESNSDQEQFDMESSDYNKESKIDATTPIQPQCVLQFTEEKEAFISEEEIAKYMKRGKGKYYCKICCCRAMKKGAVLHHLVNKHNVQSPYKCKICGKAFLLESLLKNHVAAHGQSLLKCPRCNFESNFPRGFKKHLTHCQSRHSEDTNKKQLDSLEPLEQM